ACTAAGGACATCTTTTTAATTTCCACTAAGCCATTCAATTCAAGTTTATAAAAATAAATCCCGCTATTTAAATTACTTGCGTCGAACGTAGCTATATAATTTCCACGATTTTTATATTCGTTAACTAACATTCCAACTTCTTCTCCTAATGCATCAAAGACAACCAGTTTAACATTGCCGGGATTGTTTACTGTAAATTTTATATTTGTAGTCGGATTAAATGGATTAGGATAATTTTGACTAACCAGATAATTGTCAGGTGATTTATCTATACTACTTTCCTGAACATCAAGAGGAACTTCTCCACCTTTTGCTGGAATTACTTCCAATGCAGATATTTTCCCTCTATTTTTTGTTGGTTTAAAACGTATTGTAAGAGTATCATCCAAGACAGTTACATCAAATTTTTTTACTATTGCAGTTGCTGGACCTACTTCTGCAAGAATGTCAAAGTCATTTAATTTTATATCTCCTTCAATTTCCACACTGAACACTCTGTCACCTATTTTTCCTGGTTGGCCACCCGGGCAATCCCAGTAGATTTCCGCAAAATGCATTGCCACAGTATAATCTCCGTTCTTTACCGGAATATTATAACTAAATAAACCTAGATCATTATCTGCAGCGCGTTCAGTAAAATACAGTTCATCATACTTTGTATTTTTAATATCCCAAATACTTGGATTACTATATTTATAAGTGCCTGTGTAATATTTATCAGCTTCAAATACAATTCCGGAGTACTCTACTCTTGGTCCTCCACAATTAATTCTTATTGATGGTTGAATTTGACCATAATTTATTGAAGTTGCACCAAAATATATAATTGCAAATACTATAATCAACTTAAAAATAGTTTCTATTAATTTAATTGAAATCATTTTATCACCCTCTTGTTTTGTTTGATCATCGCACTTAATTATGCTTCCTAATAAAAGATAACAAGTCCTGGATAAAGGTCAAGAAGTTATTAATATTTGTGCGAAGAATCACCGGAGTCAAAATTCAATTAAAATTGAATGGAATATGTTTGATGATTAGAAGGTTAATTTTTTCCGAACATAAACAATAATGGTTGCCAAAGGATTTTTGCCCAAGCAGATTCATTATGATCTGCAGTTTTATCAACAAGAATTTCAAAATCCTCATTTTGCCGGTAACCTTTTTGTTTTAACAGTTCGATGGTTTCATCTAAACCGGGCTGGATTATTTTCTCAATATTAATTCCCCCATTATAGAAAAATATTTTTATTGGTTTAGATTCGCCATTATAATCTCTTACTTTAGGCAAATAATCAAAATGATAAACTTTAACTGCTGGTGATAAACAACCAGCCATTGAAAAAACATTAGAATATTCCCACACAAGCATAAAGGAAATCAATCCACCCATAGAACTTCCCATTGTAGCCGTATTTTTTCTGTCCTTTAATGTGCGATAGTTTTCATCAATGAATGGCTTTAATTTTTCAACAATAAATTTCATATAAGCGTAACCGGAATCAGTGTAAGAATATTCCGCAGTTCGATTTGGTGTATTATAAATTCCAACAATAATAATCTCTTTCATCTTTCCTTTCTTTATCAGGCTATCAGCCGTTTCATCAACTTGCCAATCAACTCCGAACGTAGAAGTCAATGGATCGACAATATTTTGTCCATCATGTATATACAAAACTGGATAACGTTTTGATTTTTCTTTATCATAACTTGGTGGAAGCCAAACAATAATATCTCTTGGATTAATTCCCTCACCTTCCATATTCCGATGATATTTTACAATACCGGTAATCTGCCCTTGGAAATGATTTTTTACACTTC
The DNA window shown above is from Ignavibacteriales bacterium and carries:
- a CDS encoding malectin domain-containing carbohydrate-binding protein, with product MISIKLIETIFKLIIVFAIIYFGATSINYGQIQPSIRINCGGPRVEYSGIVFEADKYYTGTYKYSNPSIWDIKNTKYDELYFTERAADNDLGLFSYNIPVKNGDYTVAMHFAEIYWDCPGGQPGKIGDRVFSVEIEGDIKLNDFDILAEVGPATAIVKKFDVTVLDDTLTIRFKPTKNRGKISALEVIPAKGGEVPLDVQESSIDKSPDNYLVSQNYPNPFNPTTNIKFTVNNPGNVKLVVFDALGEEVGMLVNEYKNRGNYIATFDASNLNSGIYFYKLELNGLVEIKKMSLVK
- a CDS encoding alpha/beta hydrolase-fold protein — its product is MKYFLLIALLILNGFVNAQEKEIKKITVIVITDSLLVTDQVFITGNDPQFGGWNPGLISLEKQADASWKKEFSFDINKDLLYKFTLGSWGQEALKSDNSVPRNNSLTVTNDTVITYKIAKWGSVKNHFQGQITGIVKYHRNMEGEGINPRDIIVWLPPSYDKEKSKRYPVLYIHDGQNIVDPLTSTFGVDWQVDETADSLIKKGKMKEIIIVGIYNTPNRTAEYSYTDSGYAYMKFIVEKLKPFIDENYRTLKDRKNTATMGSSMGGLISFMLVWEYSNVFSMAGCLSPAVKVYHFDYLPKVRDYNGESKPIKIFFYNGGINIEKIIQPGLDETIELLKQKGYRQNEDFEILVDKTADHNESAWAKILWQPLLFMFGKN